In bacterium, the DNA window TCTCGCAGACGAACACCACCGGCAGATCCCACACCACCGCCAGGTTGAGCGCCTCGTGGAACGCCCCGATATTGGTGGCGCCGTCGCCGAAGAAGCAGACCGCCACCTGCCCGGTGCCCCGCTCTACGGCTGCCCAGGCTGCGCCGACGGCGATCGGTAGATGGGCGCCCACGATGGCATACGATCCCATCGCGCCGGTCGGCGCCCAGGTGAGGTGCATGGAGCCGCCCTTACCGCCGCACACACCCTCCGACCTGCCGAGCAGCTCCGACATCAGCCGGCCTGGCGGAGCGCCACGGAGCAGGGTGTGGTTGTGACCCCGGTAGGTGCAGAAGGTGAGGTCATCGGCGCGCATGGCGGCGGCAAAACCGGCGGCGACCGCCTCCTGGCCGATGCCCAGATGGGTAGTCCCCTTGACCAGGCCCTGCAGGAACATCTGGTGGGCGCTCTCTTCGAAGCGGCGCGCCTCGAGCATCATCCGGTAGACACGGAGGCGAGTGTCCA includes these proteins:
- a CDS encoding thiamine pyrophosphate-dependent dehydrogenase E1 component subunit alpha, coding for MNVAVVAGPDLDTRLRVYRMMLEARRFEESAHQMFLQGLVKGTTHLGIGQEAVAAGFAAAMRADDLTFCTYRGHNHTLLRGAPPGRLMSELLGRSEGVCGGKGGSMHLTWAPTGAMGSYAIVGAHLPIAVGAAWAAVERGTGQVAVCFFGDGATNIGAFHEALNLAVVWDLPVVFVCENNLYMEYTPIGSVTAVERPAADRAAAYGLEGLLVDGNDPDAMYETASDVIARARAGGGPSLVEAVTYRHGGHSRADPGTYRPDEEVRQWLARDPIPMYRARLAGAGASEERLEEVDQSVEAWIEAAVEEAKAAPEPTVDSIATEVWADGGSRWRN